The nucleotide window CCTCAACGTCAGACAAGCCCTGCGCAAGGCTGATGGAGTAACAAAGTGCGAAATAGCGCTGCGCAAGCCTTATGGCGCTGTGGTGATTTTTGACCCGGCTAAAATCAATCAAGCCAAGATCGTCAAGGTAGTGGAGACCGCTGACCCTGGCACTCATCCTGAGGCGCTTGATTTTATCGAAGAAAATGTAAGCCAGACGCCTCCGGTGCTTATGCCTAAACACAACCCCTTTAGTCGACCTAGCAAAGAGCTTTAGTAAATAACCGCGCTTATCACAAACAAAAAGCTCCCGTGTCGGGAGCTTTGATAAGAGCAAAACTATGAGTAAAAATCATGGTGGCAGTTTTGCTACCACTGGCTCCATGGCATCAGCCTTAAACTGTAAAAAGGCCGGACCAAAGGGCACTGGCACAGGGAAGTTGCAAGTCACAGTAGTCTGGACATATGCTGTGTCGTTACCATAGGCAGCAGGATCCAGGACTGCTGAATCAAATAAGCAAATCTTGGAGCCACCACCGGTTTTTTTGAACTCATTGGTCACTTCTACTACGGAAGCTTGAGCCAAAGGTAAAGTG belongs to Candidatus Obscuribacter sp. and includes:
- a CDS encoding cation transporter, coding for MKDSFKIALILLLASVNALDAMALPAATTGSATSQTKLRRLDFRLEKVSCARCILNVRQALRKADGVTKCEIALRKPYGAVVIFDPAKINQAKIVKVVETADPGTHPEALDFIEENVSQTPPVLMPKHNPFSRPSKEL